The proteins below are encoded in one region of Nitrospira sp.:
- a CDS encoding xanthine permease, whose product MTTRPSGSSNIRYTVEESPPHLLAAGLGVQIVVLIIAGIVLTPIVVLRAAEADLQHASWVVFAALLISGLTTMVQANPLGRIGAGYVLFMGTSGAFIAVGTTAVTDGGLPLLMSLVVVSSLVQFYFAGRLGTIRRIVTPTVGGTVIMLIAVTVFPIAFGLLGKVPDLAEANPNSAPICAAATLGVIVGISLFGGRAVRLWAPIIGVLVGCIVAGMFGLMDFSRVASQAWIGLPNASWPGFDLSFDTRFWALLPAFVIVTLVGAIETYGDGIAIQRVSHRTERAVDFRAVQGAVYADGLGNLLSGMAGTLPNTTYSTSISVVDITGVAARRVALYAGAFMALMAFSPKLANLLLAVPDPVAGAYIIVLLILLFGHGIRLVAENGLSYENGLVVGLAFWLGTGFHNQQIFQELLPHWGRTLLNNGMTSGGLLAVGLMLLVAARDRAHDRLSVQLDVKAIPIVHQFIGRFATGLGWDRAAVGRLELVTEEALLHLIERQGTETTTQRKIHLSVRYEAEVVELEIIAGPQQANMEDLMRLLKSGGALVEDDLSLRLLRELALEIKHQQFHGIEFLLIKVDSRPLHQTEDQSDTAPAAP is encoded by the coding sequence GTGACGACTCGCCCAAGTGGATCCTCAAACATTCGTTACACGGTGGAGGAATCGCCACCTCATCTGCTCGCGGCAGGCCTTGGGGTGCAGATTGTAGTGCTCATCATTGCGGGGATTGTCCTGACGCCTATCGTGGTGTTGCGAGCAGCGGAAGCCGACCTGCAGCACGCATCCTGGGTCGTCTTTGCAGCGCTCTTGATCAGTGGCCTGACTACAATGGTCCAGGCCAACCCTCTGGGCCGCATTGGGGCTGGCTACGTGCTGTTCATGGGGACCTCCGGCGCCTTTATTGCCGTCGGCACGACGGCGGTGACAGACGGTGGGTTGCCGTTGCTGATGTCCCTGGTCGTCGTCTCGTCGCTGGTCCAGTTTTATTTTGCAGGACGATTGGGAACGATTCGCCGTATCGTCACGCCCACTGTCGGAGGAACTGTCATCATGCTCATCGCGGTGACGGTCTTTCCTATCGCGTTTGGCCTGTTAGGAAAGGTCCCGGATCTTGCCGAAGCCAATCCAAATTCGGCGCCAATCTGCGCTGCAGCCACGCTCGGCGTCATTGTCGGCATCTCGCTTTTCGGCGGGCGTGCCGTACGATTGTGGGCGCCTATTATTGGAGTCCTTGTCGGGTGCATCGTTGCCGGCATGTTCGGGCTGATGGATTTTTCCCGCGTGGCCTCACAGGCATGGATCGGCTTGCCGAATGCCTCGTGGCCAGGATTTGACCTCTCGTTCGACACCCGCTTCTGGGCCCTTCTCCCCGCCTTTGTCATTGTGACCCTCGTCGGAGCCATTGAAACGTACGGGGATGGCATCGCCATTCAGCGCGTGTCGCATCGCACTGAGCGGGCCGTTGATTTCCGTGCCGTCCAGGGCGCCGTTTATGCCGACGGGCTCGGCAACCTCTTGTCGGGGATGGCCGGGACATTACCCAATACGACCTACTCGACGAGTATCTCAGTCGTCGATATCACCGGCGTGGCGGCACGTCGAGTGGCCCTGTATGCCGGTGCCTTCATGGCACTCATGGCGTTCTCACCCAAACTCGCCAACCTCCTCCTTGCGGTCCCTGATCCAGTGGCTGGGGCCTATATTATCGTGTTGCTCATTCTGCTGTTCGGCCACGGCATCCGGCTCGTCGCCGAGAACGGTCTCTCCTATGAAAATGGCCTGGTAGTGGGTCTCGCTTTTTGGCTCGGTACCGGGTTTCACAATCAACAGATCTTTCAGGAACTCCTGCCTCACTGGGGCCGTACCTTGCTGAACAACGGCATGACTTCCGGCGGCCTCCTCGCCGTGGGATTGATGCTGCTGGTCGCCGCACGTGATCGTGCACACGACCGATTGTCGGTGCAACTCGACGTGAAGGCAATCCCGATCGTCCACCAATTCATCGGTCGGTTCGCTACGGGGCTCGGGTGGGATCGAGCGGCGGTGGGACGCCTCGAACTGGTGACAGAGGAAGCGTTGCTCCACCTCATTGAGCGGCAGGGCACGGAGACCACGACGCAAAGAAAGATCCACCTCTCCGTGCGCTACGAGGCAGAAGTGGTGGAGCTGGAAATCATCGCGGGTCCGCAGCAGGCAAATATGGAAGATCTGATGAGGCTCTTGAAGAGCGGAGGAGCGCTTGTCGAGGACGATTTATCGCTTCGGCTACTGCGTGAACTTGCGCTAGAGATCAAGCACCAGCAATTCCATGGTATCGAATTTCTTCTCATCAAAGTCGACAGTCGTCCATTACACCAGACCGAGGACCAGTCGGACACGGCGCCAGCAGCACCATGA
- a CDS encoding anti-sigma factor antagonist: protein MEIIDRKIGDVSVVRVQGRLDSQSAESLGTHLGRLIDSGERHLVVDGEALEYISSTGLRVLLVAAKRLKGAQGTIVLSTLQPHILEVFEIAGFRSLFSIYGNVGEATRHRPG, encoded by the coding sequence ATGGAGATTATTGATCGCAAGATAGGGGACGTCAGTGTCGTGCGTGTGCAGGGACGGCTGGATTCACAATCGGCAGAAAGCCTGGGCACCCATTTGGGCCGATTAATTGATTCCGGTGAACGGCACCTCGTCGTCGATGGAGAGGCATTGGAGTACATCAGCAGCACAGGCCTTCGTGTGCTTCTTGTGGCGGCCAAGCGGCTCAAGGGTGCGCAGGGGACCATTGTGCTGTCGACCCTTCAGCCGCATATTCTGGAGGTATTCGAAATCGCGGGCTTTAGATCTCTCTTCTCAATCTACGGGAATGTGGGTGAAGCAACACGCCATAGGCCGGGCTAG
- a CDS encoding cupin, which yields MSYPDPHYFGDSGEVSAKYRPADQAPDLALGPRSVVRYLATGASTHGQFGLHRWDAEPHTPGPKAHFHRTMSESFFVLAGAVRLFNGARWIDATDGDFLFVPEGGVHAFSNESDLPASMLILYAPGAPREAYFEALAEKFAGRRFDDTEWEDFCRRHDNHFL from the coding sequence ATGTCATATCCAGATCCACACTACTTCGGTGACAGTGGTGAGGTGAGCGCGAAATACCGTCCGGCCGACCAGGCTCCGGACCTGGCTCTCGGACCCAGGTCCGTGGTCCGCTACCTGGCCACGGGAGCATCTACGCACGGGCAGTTCGGCTTACATAGATGGGATGCGGAACCGCACACTCCGGGGCCAAAGGCGCATTTTCATAGGACCATGTCGGAATCGTTTTTCGTTCTGGCCGGGGCTGTGCGGCTCTTCAACGGAGCGCGTTGGATTGACGCAACGGATGGGGATTTTCTATTCGTTCCCGAGGGAGGGGTGCATGCATTTAGCAACGAGTCCGATTTGCCTGCCTCGATGCTAATTCTCTATGCACCGGGCGCGCCGCGGGAGGCGTACTTCGAAGCACTCGCTGAAAAATTTGCCGGCCGTCGATTCGACGATACAGAGTGGGAAGACTTCTGTCGTCGTCATGACAACCATTTCCTCTAA